A genomic window from Flavobacterium azooxidireducens includes:
- a CDS encoding Nif3-like dinuclear metal center hexameric protein, whose product MKLQSILPILEELAPLAYAEDFDNVGLLLGNTEQEISGILVCHDALENVVDEAIEKNCNLIVCFHPILFSGLKKITGKTYVERVVLKAIKNDIAIYAVHTALDNHQNGVNKIICNQLGLVNTKILVPKEKFIRKLITYTIPENHQELRNALFEAGAGNIGNYEDCSFNSKGIGTYMGNENSNPEIGERFEFVENEEIKIEVTFEKHLESKILKALYKNHVYEEVAYEIYELQNQHQNIGLGMIGELENEMNENDFLQFVKEKMQCESVRHSAFLNKKIKKVAVLGGSGSFAIGHAKRLGANAFLTADLKYHQFYEAENQLLLADIGHYESERYTKNYIVDFLIKKFPNFAIILSEQNTNPVKYF is encoded by the coding sequence ATGAAACTTCAATCCATTCTCCCAATTTTAGAGGAACTTGCTCCTTTGGCCTATGCCGAAGATTTTGATAATGTGGGCTTGCTTTTAGGAAATACAGAACAGGAAATTAGTGGGATTTTAGTTTGCCACGATGCATTGGAAAATGTGGTTGATGAAGCTATCGAAAAAAACTGCAATTTAATTGTCTGCTTCCATCCTATTTTATTTTCGGGTTTAAAGAAAATCACAGGAAAAACGTATGTGGAAAGAGTGGTGTTGAAAGCTATCAAAAATGATATTGCCATTTATGCGGTACATACTGCCTTGGATAATCATCAAAATGGAGTGAACAAAATTATTTGCAATCAACTCGGACTTGTGAATACTAAAATTTTGGTTCCGAAGGAAAAATTCATACGTAAATTGATTACGTATACTATTCCGGAAAATCATCAAGAATTACGAAATGCTTTATTTGAAGCCGGTGCCGGAAACATTGGTAATTATGAAGATTGCAGTTTTAATTCAAAAGGAATTGGAACGTATATGGGAAATGAAAATAGTAATCCCGAAATTGGTGAACGTTTTGAATTTGTAGAAAACGAAGAAATTAAAATTGAAGTCACTTTTGAAAAGCATTTAGAATCAAAAATTTTGAAAGCTTTATACAAAAATCATGTGTACGAAGAAGTGGCTTATGAGATTTATGAATTGCAAAATCAACATCAAAATATCGGTTTAGGAATGATTGGCGAACTCGAAAATGAGATGAATGAAAACGATTTTCTACAGTTTGTGAAGGAAAAAATGCAATGCGAAAGCGTCAGACATAGTGCTTTTTTGAATAAAAAGATAAAAAAAGTTGCTGTTTTAGGTGGTTCAGGCAGTTTTGCGATTGGCCATGCTAAACGATTGGGAGCCAATGCTTTTTTAACGGCTGACTTGAAATATCATCAATTTTATGAAGCTGAAAATCAACTACTTTTGGCCGATATTGGTCATTATGAAAGCGAACGTTACACAAAAAATTATATTGTTGATTTTCTTATCAAAAAATTTCCTAATTTTGCAATCATTTTATCAGAACAAAATACAAATCCAGTTAAGTACTTTTAG
- a CDS encoding DUF1398 domain-containing protein produces MFTIEQIKSAHSKVKSGADFPSYIQDLKQLVVISYDAYVSDGHTDYFGANNFKITSPAKYESLAIANETDENQFKADLKAHQQGKTNYPTFCSDCAKSGIEKWVVILEKMTCTYYDKAGNEILEEIIPD; encoded by the coding sequence ATGTTTACAATCGAACAAATTAAGTCAGCTCACAGCAAAGTAAAATCAGGTGCCGATTTTCCATCTTACATTCAAGACCTCAAACAATTGGTTGTTATCTCTTATGATGCATATGTTTCAGATGGTCATACTGATTATTTTGGTGCAAATAATTTCAAAATAACTTCTCCTGCAAAATATGAATCGTTAGCAATTGCCAATGAAACAGATGAAAATCAATTCAAAGCAGATTTAAAAGCTCATCAACAAGGAAAAACAAACTACCCCACTTTTTGTAGCGATTGTGCCAAATCCGGTATTGAAAAATGGGTGGTCATATTGGAAAAAATGACGTGTACATATTATGATAAAGCCGGAAATGAAATTTTAGAAGAAATAATTCCCGATTAA